A region of the Paracoccaceae bacterium genome:
CCGTGCTGCTTGTGCTGCTGGCGGTCTGGCAGGTTGCGTTTTCCGGGGGAACTTCGGGTCTCCCAACCCCCGCCGCTGTATGGGCCGAGAGCGCCGAGCTTATCCTCGACCCGTTCTTCGTCTACGGGTCCCAGGACATAGGCCTGGGCTGGCGCGTGCTCACCTCGCTGGAACGGGTGGCCTACGGTTTTGGCCTTGCCGCCGTGGCGGGGGTGCTGACCGGCGCCGCCATCGGGCAGTCGGTCTGGCTGATGCGCGGCCTCGATCCGATCTTCCAGGTGCTGCGGACCGTGCCGCCGCTGGCCTGGCTGCCGATCAGCCTGGCGGCGTTCATGGACAGCCGGCCCAGCGCCATTTTCGTGATCTTCATCACGGCGATCTGGCCGATCATCATCAACACCGCCGCCGGGGTGCGCGCCATCCCGCAGGACTACCGCAACGTGGCCG
Encoded here:
- the ntrB gene encoding nitrate ABC transporter permease → MTVTALKPKTPPAAPKPAGQVLALPAAPRRAPARASALLRLLTENVVPPAAVLLVLLAVWQVAFSGGTSGLPTPAAVWAESAELILDPFFVYGSQDIGLGWRVLTSLERVAYGFGLAAVAGVLTGAAIGQSVWLMRGLDPIFQVLRTVPPLAWLPISLAAFMDSRPSAIFVIFITAIWPIIINTAAGVRAIPQDYRNVAAVLRLNQVEFFWKIMVPAAAPYIFSGLRIGVGLSWLAIVAAEMLTGGVGIGFFIWDAWNSSRLTDIIVALVYIGLTGFVLDRLVGWLGRAVSRGTAS